The DNA region ttataGACCTAACACACCGAAATTAAATGAGAAGAGATTATATTTTCTTCAGTAAATAATTACGGTTATGAGATAATCACAAGCATAAAAATACACTTTTTTAAATGCATGACCAAACGTGTTCAAGCCTTTTAGTTGAGTCGCTCATATAAATCTTGCCCATTGGATGGTTATTTCCACCATGGACTGACCATCTGCAAAGTCATAGAAGATTATAGAGCACATAATTTAAATACAGGCAGGAAAAATCTACCATGGTATGTAACCTTACGAACCTAAAACCTTCAGGCACTCCAGCTCACTCGTTGATTTTAGGTTATTCAGTCGAAATCCGAAGTTCATTGTTACAACTTCGGTAAATATAACGACTAACATACAATTAATGTCAGCCCATGATGAAAACTAGATTCATATTAAACTCAGTCACCTTAAAACATCTTTATGAACATTAGTTTTTGTAGTTATTAGtaattatatttgaaaacaGATTTATTGGAATTTCATATGACATAATGTTTAGTGAAGTTAAAGTATATCACAACTGAAGCCATTTACAGTTGTTGGCAACGAAAGCTCGTTGTTCTTGGTCATTAATTAATGAAAGTCGAAAATGCAAACCGATTTTTTCCTGTTCCGTCCCCTAACTTCACTGTATACTTCGTAAGATGTGGGTGTATTTAGCCCAATTTTGTTTGGGACCATTAATTAGCAATATCTATGAGTGGCAAACAAATTTCCTCCTTCTCGTTAATTTTCAGTCTGTATCAGTTCTTGACAGAAAatgtttttcaaataaaattttccTCACCTTGTCAATTTGCAATGAATTTGACTGTTATTATGGTTCAGCACGAAAGAATCAATATCCTTTTCAACAGTCATTCAGCCACTTATTTCCTAAATCTCTAGTATGAATCCTTGATAGAGTCAATTAAATCATAAGTGACAATAAGCGACTTCAAATAGATTTAATAACTAGCAAATCGACCAATTTTTGAAAAACATCGCGGGATTCGAAATTTTCGGGCTCAGTTGCGTATAAAACTTAAAATGTATCCAAGTGAGAATTGTCATTTCATTTTTTGTGATTTTCAGAATCCTATGGCTTTTGTTGACCTTTGGAAAAAACTGGTACTTTTTCGTTTGCTTCGGCATTCGGTTTGCTCAAGCTAATGCTTATGAATAACTAATTCTTAGATTGTTATAATATGAGCGAAGTCATTAATAGCTTTCGTACAAAGAGACCtttatctacaatattcatatattgatttatacaaGTCATCCCACTAAACTGTCATCATTAAACAACAAACGATCACTTAGACTTGATGAGTTTTTCTAAAATTCACAACTTTCTTCAGATAAATTAGGCTTCACTTTTCTTTAAACCGTTTATCATTTTGCAGCAACAAATGATTGATATTTAAATGACTTAAAAAACACCAAACTTATATTAAAGTTACCTTGATACATAGCATCAGGAAGTGTACGACAAGATGTTGATCTTGGCGGTTTGGGTTGAAAATGACTCGGAGAGCTGACCAAAGATTTACTATTCATATCATCGCGAAGTTGATTTATAATACTTTGTAGCTCATGTATTTCTGAATTCTATGATAGTAAACGTTTGGCAcgtgtaaaaacaaaaaattcatCAGAAACTGTGGTTgagtatcaagtaaatatgatTGATGTTTATTGTGCCTAAATATAAAATACAAGACTGGGAAGTTCATTTCGATTAATCTCAACATTTCCCTTTCTTGAAATAGGATATTACCTTGATAAACCTTTAgtctatattattttaaatgtaaactTAAAAACACCAGATTTATTCCAAAATAACGTATCTTAAATTTCTTGAATGATTAAAAAGGAAGAGTTAGTCTGTTTTTCCTTAGAAAACCGAAAATATGTAGTCGCAATGTTTTAACAGCAATGATAATCTTTTTATTCAAAATCATAAGCTTCGATTCACTACAGGATCTTCGGTTAGAAATTTTTCTTAAAAGGTTTCGCAAGCTATATGTCTAATTGAAAAAGACACTTAAGTATCTTTAACATGATTATCAGAGAAAATATTATAACAAAAGGGCCATTTACAACGGCTATTTAACAGTTATTTATCTTCAACCACAAAATGGTCGTCccgataaataaatatgaagttattactgatttgtttattttaatttaggTGAATGTTAGATTCCATAGATTATCTGGTAGCTTTCCTATTGTCCATATTGCGTATGTATATATCAAGAGAAAAATATGCTGGACAGTTTGTAAAATAACATAAACTACGATCATTAGGATAAAACTTATTGCAAATGAGCTCAGTAATTCTTTGTCGAGATAGGTAGCAAGTTGATTCCGATATTTAGATACGCGCTTTACAATCAGGTGGGTAATAATTGAAACAAATATGTTCCAGAGGTACTTGTGGTCTAACCTTTAAGCATCATTAAACTAGCATACTAATTAGGGGTGAATTATTCTTAACCATACAAAACAAGTATTGTTTAAAAAACGTTAAACAAGCATTTTCATTGATTTAGAAATGGGAACTGTTTGTCTGAAAGCAGATTATTATGTTTAAAGATAATTTTCGACATGCGAGAACCAGGAAAAAGAATCAGGAAAAAGTAACTTTGTCGTTTCGGGGTCTAGTGTAAGTCGCTTCTTCAGAAAATATGTAGGTAGCTGAACTGAATTAACACAGCATGACTTTATCACAAGTGTCAGTCTTTAAACTAATATGAGATCAAACACATGACTTTTAGGTTTCATGACAAATGCCTTACTACTAGATCATCAGATTACGATAAGTTAGTTCATGGTTTCTTATCTCACCCAACTAGTTAAACAAGACACACATATTTGACGCCAACACTGAATTATTGCTATTAACCGTGACTTAGTTGAACTTAGGATCTATTATTTTAAAATCCCATTTGAGTATcagtaaacaaaatgaaatgtcCATCTATAGTACTACTGTGTACTTCGAAAGTGATCCCTATTATTCGTTGATGTTAGTTGAGACGCTATTAAAAAGCGCAAAGTACTAAACAACGGATTTATTATATTCGAGTGTTGAGtacaaaaaaaatgaatatcttATAATTTATGGTATTTAATGGTTTTCTATAGAATGTCACTTTGTATTCAAATTTCCAACtgaattcattaattttatctatATTGATCAGTTCGCTTTTAAAAGTTCTACTTTAGATCTTCGTCGTATCTTATTTCAAATGATCGATCATGCATTGCTTTACTTCCAACTAAATTGACAAATTGTTTAGGTTACATTCTGTTATATATTGGAAGGTACACTTTTTAATAGCTCACTAATTTCTCCATTCAaactgttttaaaaaataaagataattaatACCACTAACATGTTTCCTATAtaaaaaacgttagtatatcaCAATCTTAACTAGTTCTTTTATGCTACTGATAATTAGATGTCGAAAAAATGTAACTTTAATTTAAACAGAAATTTTTCTTGATTTAGGTGTCACGAGAATTTTATATCAATGTCAAATACTTTAATAAAACTTTTAAATCTACAATCTCTTATTGGAAAGCTCGTGACCATGGGTAACTGGAACATCTATAACGTCATATTTTAGGTATTGTATAGATAAACGTTTTTGtgttaaaacatttttttagaaTACGCTTTCGGTAAATAATGATTAACTTTTGTGAAAAAAGCAGAACCCTTGAAAATCTATTACATTATAAAAGTTAAAAGTGTAATTCTTGAATTCTATGGAGCAGGGCTGGAACCGCATCCATTTTCCTTAAGTAAATATTAACTTCCTTGTTGACAGTATTTTCTGTCAAGGGTTCATCATTTTCAAACCAGTAACAAATGAAGTTGAAATGGAAGAGCTTCCAACAAAGTTTTAAAATCTCTTTATTGACAGGTAAAACCATTCTTTTGATTAGCGGAGATTATCTTAGTGTAATATCAGTTATTGACCATCTCTTTGCTAATTAGGTGATAATGATCTGTCTATTAATGGTGAGATTATTTAATCTTTCGACTcgaatattatttctttttgataGCAAGTTAGATCAACATAAAGAGCCATTATCTATATTTTTTACTTTAAATGGATCGAAGATAATACTCAGCAAAACAGTAAAACTGGTACCGAACCCTTGAATAGCAAAGACCAACAACTAGTTAACATACATTTTGTTCTCTTTAGAAAATTAAGAACGTAATTCTACTCTGAACATACCTTGAAGTTGTCCATGGCCTGAAGTTGTTCAAGGCGAACTACCATATTTTCCATAGTCTCCTCTAAAGTTTCAATTTTGCTATCCTATAAAAGAAATGATTGAAACGTAAAGACTATAGAAGAATTCGGTTTGATGCATTAGAAAAGAGAAAATCGAGATGAAAGTTTGTGAATGATGGCTTTGGCAGTGAGATTTTCTAAACtagttaatttataaaataatttatgatcTAAATTTATTGTAAACAGGTAAATAATTGGTagatttcttattattttatttgtaggATATATGTAGTTATACATAGAATATTTTAGAAATGATTTAGGACATTTACATCATGGAAGTAGAAACAACCACCGAAAGTTAAATAAGCATCGATCCAAGTATGAATACTTTGCATTCCGTTCATCAGCTCATGTGAAACACACATGGTATACTCATATAATGTCTATGTGGTGAGTTTGTGTAGTTTTAAGGCAATTTTGATCCGAAACGTATTCAACGCGGAAGTTATAAAAATTAAGGAACAATACATGTTTGTTCCACTAGTTTTTAGGATCCCTCAACGATGTAGACCTCAGAATTTACACAGGATTGATCCCGAGAGTCTAGAATTTTGAAATGAGGACTATACCTTTAAACTATAAAGTTAAAATCCGTGCATTTGCAATTACAAATTCAGCAGAATCGCGATCCAACGCTTTTGACGACCTTTATCATCGATGAGATGTATGAGAAAAGGAGTGTGTAATAAATTTTAtgtgaaattttttaaaattagaacCAACCAGATATTCGAGACTACAGCTAATATTTTTCTATGatggatatatatatcattttatgaaaatgtCACCGTATTATATTAACTCAGTCTAAAATTACTCCCAAATCTATCAGCTCACTTCTTATAATTAACAGTACAATTTAGGTCAAAAACAATCAAAATCTTCTAATCAGTAATTACCTTCAGCATTTTTTCAGTCTCACTTTTGTTCccataattcatttcatttgagATGGTagttatattttcaaattttgaTAAATTTGTTCTACTATTTATCAATATCGTTGAATTATTCTCATGTAATTCATCATCAGATAAACTTTTATCTGATATgatatatttacttttattaaGCGATCGGATAATTTGTTTTTTCTcattaaaatatgattttttcAATGATCTTGGTGAAGTTTGTTTAACTAGTTTATGACAATCATTACTTAAAAtgttattgctattattattactaatagtattattatatgTTGTAGACTTTTGCCTTGTAGAAGCCAATTCTTGTCTAACCATACGTTCTGTTTCAATTAATCGTTTAGGCCTCAGATCATAATTTGATATTGCTGTATTTTGAACATGACCTGGTAATACTTTAGGACCTTTATCTATTTCCTGTGCAGTTTTCAACAGAACACACGGTGAAGGTAATCTCTTTGAATGATTTCCGTTATCAAATAAAGTGTTTGGGTCAGTTTTATCGAAATGATTAGCATAGTGTAGTTCATGATCATTGGGTTGTTTATGTAATGATCGTGACTTACGTTTAATGAATGATGAATTTTTTGTTAAAGATGTTGACATAAGGTCGGGATAATGTTGATAATTTGGAATGATATTACATCGAATATCATTATATGACACCGAAATTAGATTATTtgcattattttcaatatttccaTAGTTAGcattttgtttaactttataTTCAGACGTTAAATGCtcatttatcttaatatatggtGATACAAATGATTGTTCTGATCGTATTGAATCAAAATCAATTAATATATCATCATCAATCAATTTATTATGTTTTGGCGGGTCGGAATTTTTGCGTGTCCATCTTTGAGACTCATTTATTGTTAAATCAACTAATTGACCACGAGAGTGCTTTGTTTTAAACATTCTCTGACTGTTGATATCAGTTGAAGTGATTGTatgtttttgttcatttatattAGAATTTTCTGAATATTTTTCGCAATCTATGCCACTATGCCAATCAGACGTGATCTTATCAATATTGTTAATAGTGTTATCATTACTATGAATTTTATCACCATTAGTGTTCGGTCTACAACTATGTTCAGATTCTGATTTTATCAAGAGATTAGATACTAATGGTTCATAGTGTGATTTTGTGTATGAATAAAAATTTGGATAAAATCTCTCCATTATTAAAAGTATTATTtaattaagttttttttataaatctgTATATGGCGTAATCCATTGTGTAAAGTAATAAATTTTACCTAATTATGTTATATGCTGTGGATGCAAAATGATGGGTAGATTGGTTAAATGGGACAATTTTCCCAACTAGTAATCACCTAAATATCATGGTAAGTATATTTCGACTTTTCTGTGTGTTTAGACTGCTGCATATGTCCATGATTGTGTAACCattcatattttattcactATATTACATATCCATTACCTTTTTCCTTATCATCCAATGAATGAACGGCCTGCTAAAATTGGTCAGTCAACTTCGACTCTTTTCTTTCCAGGTCCACTTTTTTTCCCACTTTAATAAAGTGCAAAATTATGTGTTTCATCATAAATGTGTTTTATATGTTTAGGACTCTTATATCAACTGTTTATTCACCCAAacaaccagtcagtcagtccAGTAATCAGTAAAATAGTATTATCATATATCTACCATTAGTATGTCATCTTATATTAGCTTACAGCAGTATAAAGATTTTtacgtttttcttttttttcacttGAACAACATACTAGTTTGTATACTTTAAAGTGATTCAGAGTGAATGCACCTAAAAGCTATTTTTAGTAAATGTGaaattgactaatatttatgttaacttATACTGAATAAACTCTATTCCCAGTAAGTATAGATAGTTATGAAGTAATGCTTTTTTGGACATGTTTCTGTCCCGGCACGTGGTTTgaccataataataatttatgattatttttaaatactatGTACCAAGTgttgttaaaatatttagaACTAATGTGACCAAAATGTTCAAGTTGTAATTCAATATAACTCTATCGTAATTCAGAGACGTAATGGTGTACCTGATATCCAGAACTCATATGTGTTTATGAATTAATAAAAAGATGTATCTTTGCTTAAGAGAGGAGTTCGtcattgattaaaataaactaGACAAATTAATTGCCTCTATATTCTAGGAACTTAATGTGTCAATTTAGGCTAAATCTCACTGATGAAACCAGAAAAAGTTAATTATGAGATTTCAACTCGATACCTGGGTAGAACTGTGTTGTCCTTAATATCTGAagatcttatatctgattgcgTATGAGGTCTTGGGTGTGAATAAACTATCAAGGAATAACTGCGTTGATCTCcgtgattttcaatgattttctgGATGACATCCAATCTGGATGAAATTGTCTTCAAGGTATAATAAACTAAGATAAACATATAGGTGGAATTTCTTAACTTTTGCATTTGAAGAAATATGTATTTAGTAGATACTCCTATTCTTAACTAATCTATATGCCTTAAAACGTAATAAACAACTTCAAATAATCATTTGTTCATAGCAATAACAGATTTTTTAGTTTTCGTgtatgttaatattattatttcatgctTTGTGCTCACACAGCAGTGTTGCACTACTTTAAACTATATAAAGATTAGAAATAAACAGATAAAGCATGCTATAAATCACATAGAATATGAATAATACCGGCTGAGGAAATTACACAACAGTTATTCGTTGTAATCGACTGtgtaaatgagaaaaatatattacttaagCAAAGCTAAAATTGTTCTTCAGATAGTGTTTCAGTAAGATTACTGTAAAATAGTCCTATCTATTTGTTACAGTTAGCTTCAAAATATTACATGATATGCCTTGTTATTCAGGGTAGATTTACTTTCAAAAAACTATCATCTGATTGACAATTTTGTTTGTCTATAAGTCGTCATGAAGTTTATCAAAATATCCTCAATCAACATTAACTGGAGAATTATTGAGCCCTGATCAGTTATTTCATCGTAGTTTTGGACACAAATAACGTGTATCAACGACTCCACATAGGGATTCAAACCTATGTCTTCAGGTTCAGTGACCAGTATTTCTGAATAACCTACTAGTATCGTGCTGATTTCAGAACTCGAAGATTCTGGTTGGAGTCCTGTATGTTGTTCTGTAAGGCCACCACTATGAAATCTCAAAACATGATAGAACAAGTTTCAGACGTTTTATGTTTTTTTGCTGGTTCTTCATTTGAAATCAGTTTGTAATAAAAATTACCTGCCAAATCAGAATCATCGCTAAACTATCTAAGTGAACGAAgataagttgaaaaatatatGGTGCAATTTTAGTATAAGAAAATCTACTAAATCTTACCTTCACTGATAAATGACTCGATAGGACACCGATATGATCTTGTAGACGTTTAGTTTCTTGACGAAAATTTTCAATCTACAATCAAAATTGCAACTTGATACATATGGAGGGTAAATTTATTACAAAGACGTTTTGTTCTTTATTTGAGTTATTATTTATCACATTTCCACATTTGTAACCTCGTGGAAATTAGAAATATCAGTAAGTAGCATTAAAAATACTTAAATATTGAGGTTATGAATCCATGGTTTAAAGCAATACATCAATATATGCTCCTTATTATAGTTAAGTCACATTTTCTTGTCACTCAACTCATAAATGGTGTTTCAGTTGAAAGCATCTTGACAATAATCACTAGATAATACAGTACAAGAGAAATGCAGTTGCCACTAAGGGTTAATTAGTATTCCATTGATAACCTATCAGTTGTCGATTAGTGACATATAATATTATACCACAAAACAATCTGACATTTTGGATGATTCAAGACA from Schistosoma haematobium chromosome ZW, whole genome shotgun sequence includes:
- the NAV2 gene encoding neuron navigator 2, variant 3 (EggNog:ENOG4101JFA), which translates into the protein MERFYPNFYSYTKSHYEPLVSNLLIKSESEHSCRPNTNGDKIHSNDNTINNIDKITSDWHSGIDCEKYSENSNINEQKHTITSTDINSQRMFKTKHSRGQLVDLTINESQRWTRKNSDPPKHNKLIDDDILIDFDSIRSEQSFVSPYIKINEHLTSEYKVKQNANYGNIENNANNLISVSYNDIRCNIIPNYQHYPDLMSTSLTKNSSFIKRKSRSLHKQPNDHELHYANHFDKTDPNTLFDNGNHSKRLPSPCVLLKTAQEIDKGPKVLPGHVQNTAISNYDLRPKRLIETERMVRQELASTRQKSTTYNNTISNNNSNNILSNDCHKLVKQTSPRSLKKSYFNEKKQIIRSLNKSKYIISDKSLSDDELHENNSTILINSRTNLSKFENITTISNEMNYGNKSETEKMLKDSKIETLEETMENMVVRLEQLQAMDNFKFEWRN